From one Suicoccus acidiformans genomic stretch:
- a CDS encoding PTS system mannose/fructose/N-acetylgalactosamine-transporter subunit IIB — protein MGQINFARVDGRLIHGQVATGWSNSTGINTIYVVDNPTANDDFMKMLYVNLQNNYSFGIKVFTIEEVVQEWNDNEFGNDKVMLLFKDVDHAYETRKAGVPFEVLNVGGSPKTDDNKFVADSVALTEEQFNMLKNLNDEYNIDVFFQTMPSASKKKLSEVTY, from the coding sequence ATGGGACAAATTAATTTTGCACGTGTTGACGGACGACTTATTCATGGTCAGGTAGCGACAGGATGGTCTAACAGTACAGGGATTAATACAATTTATGTTGTTGATAATCCTACAGCAAATGATGACTTTATGAAAATGCTTTATGTTAATCTTCAGAATAATTATTCTTTTGGTATAAAAGTTTTCACGATTGAAGAAGTTGTACAAGAGTGGAATGATAATGAATTTGGAAATGATAAAGTGATGCTTCTATTCAAAGATGTTGACCATGCTTACGAGACTCGCAAAGCAGGTGTCCCGTTTGAAGTTTTAAATGTTGGAGGTTCCCCGAAAACTGACGACAATAAATTTGTTGCGGACTCGGTAGCCTTGACAGAGGAACAGTTCAATATGCTGAAAAATTTAAATGATGAATATAATATTGATGTGTTTTTCCAGACAATGCCAAGCGCTAGTAAGAAGAAGCTTAGCGAGGTGACTTACTAA